Proteins co-encoded in one uncultured Draconibacterium sp. genomic window:
- a CDS encoding glycoside hydrolase family 2 TIM barrel-domain containing protein has protein sequence MKKNLKPGIREWISIFWVFILFIGSVDAQTAMINVQARNTTSLNGKWTVILDPSGAGDYRQVWQERKPQKKTDFVEYSFEGGPQLRVPGDFNSQLCELTYLEGTVWYKKQINYTLKADKRLFLHFGAVNYLVDVYLNGEKIGSHEGGFTPFQFEITGKVKDGSNTIIVKVDNKRLGNGLPGTGYDWFNYGGITRDVDLIETNETFIEDYFIQLKKGSLNTVLGWVKLNGNKLRQNVVVKIPELKLEYRTKTDETGLAGLEFKSAFELWSPENPRLYKVIVEAENDNVADEIGFRCIEVQGSQVLLNKQPFFIKAVNIHEENPTKAARAYSTEDAEILLSAAKELGCNLVRLAHYPHSENMVRLAEQMGIMVWDELPVYQHIQFSDSLASQKLETMLNEMIRRDKNRCGVAVWSLSNETYPGTPNRNEALIELTQKCRALDSTRLIVHVTNTQSYNNNTFKVWDPLYNYSDLIALNEYIGWYIPWQGKPSETQWNIAFPDKPVFISEFGGEALFGCNEGPTDEAAYWTEEYQANIYKDQIEMFNTIPNLCGLCPWLLFDYRSLGRMNQMYQNGYNRKGLISENGDKKKSWYIMNEYYKTK, from the coding sequence CTTGATCCTTCGGGGGCTGGTGACTACAGGCAAGTTTGGCAGGAAAGGAAACCTCAAAAGAAGACCGATTTTGTGGAATATTCGTTCGAAGGCGGGCCGCAACTTCGTGTGCCGGGAGATTTTAATTCCCAACTATGTGAGTTAACCTATTTAGAAGGAACTGTCTGGTATAAAAAACAAATCAACTATACTCTGAAGGCGGACAAGCGATTGTTCCTGCATTTTGGAGCAGTGAACTATTTAGTTGATGTCTATTTAAATGGCGAAAAAATTGGCAGCCACGAAGGCGGTTTTACACCCTTTCAATTTGAAATTACAGGGAAAGTAAAAGATGGCAGTAATACCATTATTGTTAAGGTTGATAACAAGCGTTTGGGCAATGGGCTGCCAGGCACAGGCTACGACTGGTTCAACTATGGCGGAATTACCCGAGATGTGGATTTGATCGAAACCAACGAAACGTTCATTGAAGACTACTTCATTCAGTTAAAAAAAGGGAGTTTGAATACGGTGTTGGGATGGGTTAAGTTGAACGGGAATAAGCTTAGGCAAAATGTGGTGGTTAAAATTCCTGAACTAAAACTGGAATATCGCACAAAAACGGATGAGACCGGTTTGGCGGGGCTTGAATTCAAGTCGGCATTTGAGCTTTGGTCGCCCGAAAATCCCAGGCTCTATAAAGTAATAGTTGAGGCTGAAAACGATAATGTTGCCGACGAAATTGGTTTCAGATGCATCGAAGTGCAGGGGAGTCAAGTGTTACTGAACAAACAACCATTTTTTATTAAGGCGGTAAATATACACGAGGAAAACCCGACAAAAGCTGCAAGAGCTTATTCAACAGAGGATGCTGAAATTTTGTTGAGTGCCGCTAAAGAATTGGGATGTAACCTGGTACGGCTAGCTCATTATCCTCACAGTGAAAATATGGTTCGACTGGCCGAACAAATGGGAATTATGGTTTGGGATGAATTACCCGTATATCAACATATTCAGTTTTCGGATAGTCTTGCTTCTCAAAAACTGGAGACTATGCTTAACGAAATGATTCGCCGCGACAAAAACCGTTGTGGGGTTGCTGTTTGGAGCCTTTCCAACGAGACTTATCCCGGAACACCAAACCGCAACGAAGCCCTGATTGAGCTTACACAGAAATGCCGGGCATTGGATTCCACCCGATTAATTGTACACGTAACAAATACGCAGAGTTATAACAACAACACTTTTAAGGTTTGGGATCCGCTCTATAATTATTCCGATTTGATCGCTCTCAATGAATATATCGGGTGGTACATTCCATGGCAGGGCAAGCCATCGGAAACACAATGGAATATTGCATTCCCCGACAAACCGGTTTTTATTTCTGAATTTGGCGGCGAGGCATTATTTGGCTGTAATGAAGGTCCTACTGACGAGGCCGCTTATTGGACGGAAGAATATCAGGCGAATATTTATAAAGATCAGATAGAAATGTTTAACACCATCCCGAATCTGTGTGGCCTTTGTCCCTGGTTGTTGTTCGACTACCGGTCGTTGGGTAGGATGAACCAGATGTATCAGAACGGCTACAACCGGAAAGGCTTGATATCGGAAAATGGAGATAAGAAGAAATCTTGGTATATTATGAACGAATATTATAAAACAAAATGA